One Spinacia oleracea cultivar Varoflay chromosome 4, BTI_SOV_V1, whole genome shotgun sequence DNA segment encodes these proteins:
- the LOC110779323 gene encoding LOB domain-containing protein 12-like has translation MMTIKGGTSQACAACKYQRRKCAPNCALAPYFPADKPKTFQNAHRLFGVCNIMKILKQLSDDQKDEAMQSIIFESDMRKKFPVLGCSYIIYNLNEQLKQAQKELHDVNSWLAMLQAKEQHCHGPDGPVIPLHFLPGPAGPANVDHMYNKDDVVGFVEDVKPFWLQQQQHGNSSSNYVNSEVKQSMIQQGSNYYVNSEVKRSMIPQGLFMPFQQEIDEVSHDYDDDDDMPFDTIADDRQSYVESKDACESSAESTLKDTMETTVSQKHELKSAAAYFSLTSVN, from the exons ATGATGACAATTAAGGGAGGTACAAGCCAAGCTTGTGCGGCATGTAAATACCAACGTCGAAAATGCGCCCCTAATTGCGCATTAGCCCCTTATTTCCCCGCCGATAAACCCAAAACGTTCCAAAACGCTCATAGATTGTTCGGCGTTTGTAACATAATGAAGATACTTAAACAATTAAGTGATGATCAAAAAGACGAGGCTATGCAATCTATCATATTTGAATCCGATATGCGTAAAAAGTTTCCGGTTCTCGGGTGTTCGTACATTATATATAACCTTAATGAGCAATTGAAACAAGCTCAAAAAGAGCTTCACGATGTTAACTCGTGGCTCGCTATGTTGCAAGCGAAAGAACAACATTGCCACGGGCCGGACGGGCCAGTCATTCCTTTGCATTTCCTGCCCGGCCCGGCTGGCCCGGCTAACGTTGATCATATGTACAACAAGGATGATGTTGTAGGGTTTGTTGAGGATGTGAAGCCATTTTGgttgcaacaacaacaacacggtAATAGTAGTAGTAACTATGTCAATAGTGAGGTGAAACAATCAATGATTCAACAAGGGAGTAACTATTATGTCAATAGTGAGGTGAAACGATCAATGATTCCACAAGGGTTATTTATGCCATTTCAACAAGAGATTGATGAGGTTTCTCAtgattatgatgatgatgatgatatgcCGTTTGATACTATTGCTGATGATAGACAATCCTACGTTGAGTCTAAGGATGCATGTGAATCAAG TGCTGAATCAACATTGAAAGATACAATGGAAACAACAGTGTCTCAAAAGCATGAACTTAAAAGTGCGGCAGCATACTTCAGTCTTACGAGCGTTAATTGA